Proteins encoded together in one Telopea speciosissima isolate NSW1024214 ecotype Mountain lineage chromosome 6, Tspe_v1, whole genome shotgun sequence window:
- the LOC122664460 gene encoding carbamoyl-phosphate synthase small chain, chloroplastic-like isoform X1, giving the protein MAAKVMDFPVKNPFSCASRTSQNLGKVKFFAIRCSVSVSPDTMIVSGSGQRPWKIADARLVLEDGSVWRAKSFGAMGTQIGEVVFNTSLTGYQEILTDPSYAGQFVLMTNPHIGNTGVNLDDEESRQCFLAGLVVRSLSISTSNWRCKQTLGDYLEERNIMGIYDVDTRAITRRLREDGSLIGVLSTEDSKTDEELLQMSRTWDIVGVDLISGVSCNAPYEWLEKTDPEWEFITNGRAGENLHVVAYDFGIKHNILRRLASLGCKITVVPSTWPASETLKLKPDGVLFSNGPGDPSAVPYAVETVKEIVGKVPVYGICMGHQLLGLALGGKTFKMKFGHHGGNHPVRNLRNGRVEISAQNHNYAVDPASLPEGVEVTHVNLNDGSCAGLAFPALRIMTLQYHPEASPGPHDSDPAFSEFVELMRKEK; this is encoded by the exons ATGGCTGCCAAAGTTATGGATTTCCCAGTGAAGAACCCCTTCAGTTGTGCTTCTCGAACGTCTCAAAATCTTGGAAAAGTAAAGTTTTTCGCTATCAGATGCTCTGTTTCGGTCTCCCCGGACACCATGATCGTCTCTG GCTCAGGACAAAGACCATGGAAGATCGCAGATGCTAGACTTGTACTTGAAGATGGTTCTGTATGGAGGGCCAAGTCATTTGGTGCAATGGGAACCCAAATCGGTGAAGTGGTGTTCAACACATCTTTGACAGg GTACCAGGAAATTCTTACTGACCCTAGTTATGCTGGCCAGTTTGTTTTGATGACAAACCCGCATATTGGCAATACTGGTGTTAATTTGG ATGATGAAGAATCAAGGCAATGCTTCCTTGCTGGTCTTGTGGTCAGAAGCTTAAGTATCAG TACCTCAAATTGGAGATGCAAACAAACTCTTGGTGATTATTTAGAAGAAAGGAACATCATGGGTATAT ATGATGTGGACACACGTGCAATCACACGTAGATtgagagaagatggaagcctCATAGGTGTACTGAGCACTGAAGATTCCAAAACTGATGAGGAACTATTGCAAATGTCCCGCACATGGGATATTGTTG GTGTTGATTTGATTAGTGGTGTCTCCTGCAATGCCCCATATGAATGGCTCGAGAAAACAGATCCAGAATGGGAATTCATCACCAATGGAAGAGCTGGGGAGAATCTTCAT GTTGTCGCATATGATTTTGGAATCAAGCATAATATACTGAGGCGGTTGGCATCTCTGGGATGCAAAATCACAGTTGTCCCTTCAACTTGGCCAGCTTCAGAAACTCTTAAATTGAAGCCAGATGGAGTCCTCTTTAGCAATGGACCAGGGGATCCATCTGCAGTTCCTTACGCTGTTGAAACGGTGAAGGAAATTGTGGGAAAGGTTCCTGTATATGGAATTTGCATGGGCCATCAGTTACTTGGTCTGGCATTGGGTGGTAAAACTTTTAAAATGAAGTTTGGTCACCATGGGGGAAACCACCCAGTACGTAACCTAAGGAATGGTCGTGTTGAAATTAGTGCTCAG AATCATAATTATGCAGTTGatcctgcatctcttcctgAGGGTGTGGAAGTGACTCATGTCAATCTGAATGATGGAAGTTGTGCTGGTCTCGCTTTCCCTGCATTGAGAATCATGACCCTTCAGTACCACCCAGAAGCATCTCCAGGTCCTCATGATTCGGATCCTG CTTTCTCAGAATTCGTAGAActgatgagaaaagaaaaataa
- the LOC122664461 gene encoding polygalacturonase-like, whose protein sequence is MSTTPKKSFLSLLLLLIYFLISSTINGDITVADFGAKGDGKTDSSKAFLAAWTKACSSSEPTTMYVPKKKYFLNPISFKGPCKNSRMIVQIDGILIAPDYKKIGSEENWLTIDQVQGLTVIGGYLDGQGSSLWACKASGGKCSAGVTSLAIFSSSNVVVQKLTSLNAELGHINVHTCQNVTLQGLKIHASETSPNTDGIHVQDSTNVTVLNTGIKTGDDCISIGPGTRNLWIQNVACGPGHGISIGSLGKDREEAGVQTVVVQNVVFTGTQNGLRIKSWARPSNGFVRGVVFKKVVMNNVQNPIVIDQNYCPRNENCPNQSSGVQISQVTYSNIKGTSATQVAVKFDCSKTSPCKGISLEDVKLTYQGGSAQSSCQNAHGTTGGQVSPAACL, encoded by the exons ATGTCTACAACACCCAAgaaatcttttctttctctccttctcctcctcatcTACTTCCTTATCTCATCAACAATAAATGGAGACATCACTGTTGCAGATTTTGGAGCTAAGGGAGATGGGAAAACAGATTCAAGCAAAGCATTTCTAGCAGCATGGACTAAAGCTTGCAGTTCCTCTGAGCCAACAACAATGTATGTACCTAAGAAGAAGTACTTTCTAAATCCAATTTCTTTCAAAGGGCCTTGTAAGAATTCAAGGATGATAGTTCAAATTGATGGGATCTTAATTGCTCCTGATTATAAAAAGATTGGATCTGAAGAAAATTGGCTTACGATTGATCAAGTTCAGGGGTTGACTGTCATTGGAGGTTACCTTGATGGTCAGGGCTCAAGCTTGTGGGCATGTAAGGCTTCTGGGGGAAAGTGTTCAGCTGGTGTAACG TCTCTTGCCATCTTCAGTTCAAGCAATGTAGTGGTCCAGAAGCTAACATCCCTTAATGCAGAACTTGGACACATTAACGTACACACATGCCAAAATGTAACATTGCAAGGGCTTAAAATCCATGCCTCAGAGACAAGCCCAAACACAGACGGCATACATGTACAAGACTCAACAAATGTGACTGTCCTCAACACCGGAATCAAGACTGGTGATGACTGCATCTCTATTGGCCCTGGCACACGCAACTTGTGGATTCAAAATGTTGCCTGTGGCCCTGGACATGGCATAAG CATTGGGAGTTTGGGGAAGGATCGAGAGGAAGCAGGGGTGCAAACTGTGGTGGTGCAGAATGTTGTATTCACAGGGACTCAAAATGGGTTAAGGATCAAATCTTGGGCAAGGCCTAGTAATGGATTTGTTAGAGGAGTTGTGTTTAAGAAAGTTGTGATGAATAATGTTCAAAACCCAATTGTTATCGATCAAAACTACTGCCCTCGAAATGAAAATTGCCCAAATCAG AGTTCTGGTGTACAAATTAGTCAAGTGACTTACAGCAACATAAAGGGAACATCAGCAACTCAAGTTGCAGTGAAGTTTGATTGTAGTAAGACTTCTCCATGTAAAGGAATTAGTTTGGAAGATGTTAAGCTGACATATCAAGGAGGTTCGGCACAGTCGTCTTGCCAGAATGCACATGGAACCACTGGAGGACAAGTCTCTCCTGCTGCTTGTTTATAG